In the Enterococcus saigonensis genome, one interval contains:
- a CDS encoding WxL domain-containing protein, whose amino-acid sequence MKNIRFMTVTAITAVSLSLVGGIASQAATTAEYNSNGVVEFIPNPDPTKPVDPTNPDPTNPVEPVDPTDPNGPNPGTDGPLSIDYASSLDFGVNKITNSDQVYYARAQQYKDGRSATPNYVQISDNRGNNAGWTLKVKQNGQFKASSTLNDTLTGSVVKFVAPTVASNSTAIHPTAANEITLNPDGSESLVMAAKTGEGAGTYVDRWGTVETVKEKDKDGNEVDSEVTKAITLSVPGSTPKDAVKYSTTLTWSLSDVPAN is encoded by the coding sequence ATGAAAAATATTCGTTTTATGACTGTTACAGCAATTACAGCAGTTTCACTTTCTTTAGTGGGAGGCATCGCTTCTCAGGCAGCAACGACAGCTGAATATAACTCAAATGGGGTTGTCGAATTTATCCCCAATCCAGATCCAACCAAACCCGTAGATCCAACTAATCCAGATCCAACTAATCCAGTTGAGCCCGTGGATCCCACCGATCCGAATGGCCCTAATCCCGGTACAGATGGTCCATTGTCGATTGACTATGCTTCAAGTTTAGATTTTGGTGTTAATAAAATCACTAACAGTGATCAAGTGTACTATGCTCGGGCACAACAATATAAAGACGGCCGTAGTGCAACGCCTAACTATGTTCAAATTTCAGATAATCGCGGGAATAATGCCGGCTGGACTTTAAAAGTAAAACAAAACGGTCAGTTCAAAGCTAGTAGTACATTAAATGACACTTTAACTGGTTCAGTTGTAAAATTTGTTGCACCAACTGTCGCTAGTAATTCAACAGCAATTCATCCAACGGCTGCTAATGAAATTACTTTAAATCCAGATGGAAGTGAAAGTTTAGTCATGGCAGCAAAAACAGGTGAAGGTGCTGGAACTTATGTTGATCGTTGGGGAACAGTTGAAACAGTGAAAGAAAAAGATAAAGATGGTAATGAAGTAGATAGTGAAGTGACAAAAGCTATTACGTTATCAGTTCCTGGTAGCACGCCAAAAGATGCTGTGAAATATAGTACGACATTGACGTGGAGTTTATCAGACGTACCTGCAAATTAA
- a CDS encoding PTS sugar transporter subunit IIB produces the protein MFIYVGCSGGGTSSIFCQKMANEISQQQNLTAVFTDVETVFQQQREYGNAYDLIFVYGGIGAIAHHNAFDFGQLFDVVFVAPQVRFLTAKIKTLLAGFPTIVKDIPMKIFGRMNTKEACALLLDELIVLDEKRAYHSDIVATTKAQDKDIEIMIIGGSSQDSYFQYFFKQWEAQEIFYHVQSYSLESLYHFDIQKEVGLRVLFASSGQLKEADFAKVARRIDGLWLMPAAKLGFEKKLKWFNDYQIPVFQPTFNEVSLKDQAGVTEFLLSVSYYTEATKENSIPLYEAPQMKKRKSFLNIFVWE, from the coding sequence ATGTTTATTTATGTAGGGTGTTCAGGCGGTGGAACGTCTAGTATTTTTTGTCAGAAAATGGCAAATGAAATCAGTCAGCAACAGAATTTAACGGCAGTCTTTACCGATGTAGAGACAGTTTTTCAGCAACAACGAGAATATGGAAATGCGTATGATTTAATCTTTGTCTATGGGGGAATTGGCGCGATTGCTCATCACAATGCTTTTGACTTTGGCCAATTATTTGATGTGGTATTTGTTGCGCCGCAAGTTCGATTTTTGACTGCTAAAATTAAAACTTTACTTGCGGGCTTTCCTACAATTGTCAAAGATATTCCAATGAAAATTTTTGGGCGCATGAACACAAAAGAGGCTTGCGCTTTACTGTTAGACGAATTGATTGTCCTAGATGAAAAACGCGCTTATCATTCCGATATAGTAGCGACAACGAAAGCCCAGGATAAAGATATTGAGATTATGATAATTGGAGGGAGTAGCCAGGACAGTTATTTCCAGTACTTTTTTAAACAATGGGAAGCCCAAGAAATCTTTTATCATGTACAATCTTATAGTTTGGAGAGCCTCTATCATTTTGACATTCAAAAAGAAGTCGGATTGCGGGTTCTTTTTGCCAGTAGTGGCCAATTGAAAGAAGCCGACTTTGCCAAAGTAGCTCGCCGAATAGATGGTTTGTGGCTCATGCCTGCTGCTAAATTGGGCTTTGAAAAGAAATTGAAATGGTTTAATGATTATCAAATTCCAGTTTTTCAGCCTACTTTCAATGAAGTTAGTTTGAAAGATCAAGCAGGAGTAACTGAATTTTTATTGTCAGTTTCGTACTATACTGAAGCAACAAAAGAAAATAGCATTCCCTTGTATGAAGCACCCCAGATGAAGAAAAGGAAATCATTTTTGAACATCTTCGTGTGGGAATGA
- a CDS encoding DUF5105 domain-containing protein: protein MRKLGIPLLLVLLFFLAGCSKAIPAEDAAKLFVDQVVYDKDAKKFTANFANGDELNKGFKENEKNFKDNFTAGLISVGDAVSEDEANELTELLNHQIKEVTSYKVAIKEAGKISNITYEVKGLDFAAIMKETSKGITQKIMADNKLASDQNKIIEETLQLLRENIKVAKAKEEAVPIMIEMKPEKGKWTIVRGQREQINNLYFAFVAGVKDQETLTNDWNKAMEEVAKEVQAELK, encoded by the coding sequence ATGAGAAAATTGGGAATACCGCTTTTGTTGGTGCTGCTATTTTTTTTAGCTGGCTGTAGCAAGGCTATTCCAGCAGAAGATGCCGCAAAACTTTTTGTTGACCAAGTTGTTTATGATAAGGATGCAAAAAAATTTACAGCAAACTTTGCGAATGGAGACGAGTTGAACAAAGGTTTTAAAGAAAATGAAAAAAACTTTAAGGATAATTTCACTGCTGGCTTAATCAGTGTGGGAGATGCTGTTTCAGAAGATGAAGCTAATGAATTAACAGAATTACTAAATCACCAAATTAAAGAGGTAACCTCCTATAAAGTAGCGATAAAAGAAGCAGGTAAAATCTCTAATATCACCTATGAAGTGAAAGGGCTAGATTTTGCAGCAATTATGAAGGAAACATCAAAAGGCATTACGCAAAAAATAATGGCAGACAACAAACTAGCCAGTGATCAAAATAAAATTATTGAAGAGACGTTACAGTTATTACGAGAGAATATTAAAGTTGCCAAAGCAAAAGAAGAGGCAGTCCCGATTATGATTGAGATGAAGCCAGAAAAGGGCAAATGGACAATTGTCAGAGGACAAAGAGAACAGATTAATAATTTATATTTTGCTTTTGTAGCGGGTGTCAAAGATCAAGAAACATTAACCAATGACTGGAACAAAGCGATGGAAGAAGTCGCAAAAGAAGTTCAAGCGGAATTAAAATAA
- a CDS encoding WxL domain-containing protein, translated as MKKMGYLFLTTIILAGMAVSGVTAFAADGANYDSNGVITFTPNNDITDPVDPIDPTNPVKPVDPTDPNGPNPGTAGPLSIDYASSLDFGSQKITSKNEVYKAKAQKYLDKDGVEKTGPNFVQVTDNRGTEAGWTLQMKQNHQFKTADDEVLTGAEITFKNGNVVTASDSAKPTGKATIVADPDGALQDVMAAKAGQGAGTYLLDWGTDAATAADSIELSVPGSTTKYAKEYTTTFTWVLTDAPGN; from the coding sequence ATGAAAAAAATGGGTTATTTATTTTTAACAACAATTATTTTAGCTGGAATGGCAGTTAGCGGTGTCACTGCTTTTGCTGCAGATGGAGCAAATTATGATTCAAACGGTGTTATTACCTTTACACCTAATAATGATATTACCGATCCGGTTGATCCAATCGATCCAACTAATCCAGTTAAACCCGTCGATCCAACTGATCCAAACGGTCCTAATCCCGGCACAGCGGGACCTTTATCGATTGACTATGCTTCAAGTTTAGATTTTGGTTCTCAAAAAATTACTTCAAAAAATGAAGTCTATAAAGCAAAAGCTCAAAAATATTTGGATAAAGACGGTGTAGAAAAAACTGGCCCTAACTTCGTTCAAGTGACCGATAATCGCGGAACAGAAGCTGGCTGGACGCTACAAATGAAACAAAATCACCAATTTAAAACCGCCGATGATGAAGTGTTAACAGGAGCGGAAATTACGTTTAAAAACGGGAATGTCGTTACGGCTTCTGATTCGGCTAAACCCACAGGAAAAGCGACAATTGTTGCAGATCCGGATGGAGCATTACAAGATGTTATGGCTGCTAAAGCAGGTCAAGGGGCTGGAACGTATCTATTAGATTGGGGTACAGATGCCGCAACTGCCGCTGACAGTATTGAACTAAGCGTACCTGGTTCTACTACCAAATACGCTAAAGAATATACGACAACATTTACTTGGGTTTTAACGGATGCACCGGGTAATTAA
- a CDS encoding helix-turn-helix domain-containing protein translates to MIDLNQVLTFTEAAQKWGLASGNSIRQAALRGKFHESEVRKSGTVWLTTYDAMVRVFGVPSQPSFQLSIPNLTKGLQQDRNLQLRQIHESFKNKQQLQITEHILGKERILYLFQHEKDFLQWLKLTEPSFPHEDVQK, encoded by the coding sequence ATGATTGATTTAAATCAAGTACTAACTTTCACCGAGGCAGCTCAAAAATGGGGATTAGCCAGTGGAAATAGTATTCGTCAAGCTGCTTTGCGGGGCAAATTTCATGAAAGTGAAGTGCGAAAAAGCGGTACCGTATGGCTTACAACTTATGATGCTATGGTACGTGTTTTTGGTGTACCATCACAACCAAGTTTTCAACTATCAATTCCTAATTTAACCAAAGGCTTACAACAAGATCGTAATTTACAATTAAGACAAATCCATGAATCTTTTAAAAACAAACAGCAACTGCAAATTACCGAACATATTTTAGGTAAAGAAAGGATTTTGTATTTGTTTCAACACGAAAAAGATTTTTTGCAGTGGTTAAAACTAACAGAACCTTCATTCCCACACGAAGATGTTCAAAAATGA
- a CDS encoding prepilin peptidase: MIFIIGCCFGSFGYLVATRQLSGLSLIFPASHCTTCKSHLHWYELIPVISFTLQAGRCRHCQVKLPFGYLVAELTCGLLFVLCLKDTILPTSLLTLFWLYTAWILSIVDIYSQLLDLGIFLVQHYSYGVFNFI; the protein is encoded by the coding sequence ATGATTTTTATTATTGGTTGCTGTTTTGGCTCTTTTGGCTATTTAGTTGCCACGAGACAACTAAGCGGGCTTTCCTTAATATTTCCAGCTTCTCATTGTACAACTTGCAAAAGCCATTTACATTGGTATGAACTAATTCCTGTTATCAGCTTTACTCTACAGGCAGGCCGCTGTCGCCATTGCCAGGTTAAATTACCATTTGGTTACTTAGTAGCAGAGTTAACTTGTGGTCTATTATTTGTCCTTTGTTTGAAAGATACGATTTTACCAACAAGTTTACTCACCTTATTTTGGCTTTATACTGCCTGGATTTTGAGTATTGTCGATATTTACTCCCAATTATTAGATCTCGGTATTTTTTTAGTACAACACTACTCTTATGGGGTTTTCAACTTCATTTAA
- a CDS encoding WxL domain-containing protein has translation MISGSKAEASDTATHLNYESSGGTLIKPLDPLLPDPTKPVAPIDPTDPSGPAPGTGGSLSLDFASSFQFGQQAISTTDEIYYAKTQEYITSDGTKAVGPNYVQVSDIRGTGSGWRLAVKQTTQFQTTNGQLLKGAELSFQQGKLVSNLSADLAPTALLSFTLPINSEIDVITAQSEKGMGTWLYRFGSDATTGAKAISLHVPGKTVKYAKQYQTQLTWTLKNVP, from the coding sequence TTGATTAGTGGCAGTAAGGCTGAAGCGTCAGATACAGCTACCCACTTGAATTATGAAAGTAGTGGCGGCACGCTGATAAAACCACTAGATCCACTGTTACCCGATCCAACAAAACCAGTGGCACCCATTGATCCTACTGATCCAAGTGGTCCAGCACCAGGAACTGGTGGCAGTCTTTCGTTAGATTTTGCTTCAAGTTTTCAATTTGGTCAGCAGGCCATTTCCACAACAGATGAAATATATTACGCCAAGACCCAAGAATATATTACTTCTGATGGCACAAAGGCAGTTGGTCCCAATTACGTTCAAGTGAGTGATATCCGTGGTACTGGTAGTGGCTGGCGTTTAGCAGTTAAACAAACGACCCAGTTTCAGACGACAAATGGGCAATTACTAAAAGGTGCAGAACTTTCTTTTCAACAAGGGAAATTGGTTTCAAATTTGTCAGCTGATTTAGCACCAACTGCGCTTTTAAGTTTTACTTTACCGATTAACAGCGAGATAGATGTTATCACCGCTCAATCAGAAAAGGGAATGGGAACATGGCTTTATCGTTTTGGTAGCGATGCTACAACTGGCGCAAAAGCTATTTCATTACACGTTCCGGGTAAAACAGTTAAATACGCTAAACAATATCAAACGCAATTGACGTGGACGTTGAAAAATGTTCCATAA
- a CDS encoding pectate lyase-like adhesive domain-containing protein, whose translation MRKKMKILLLFSILISNVCITPLSWAATTTQNSKTNTTASTSEKEVSTSSNLTDETTTSSNALDVTNTSEGNSALDTTSPTTEKTTSSTQSETSESKVVKPKTVARLAANEAEVNNWADFVSGIRNENITKIILTASFDNPSSSDSSLSGYSRKNDLEIDGQGYRVDFKNSSIQLGAPQNTIGNFHMHDIILNQRYVGASSEDIVGTRLNYTNGAKWKYRFGNITTEPGVQRLARASHAEVRVYGKMDIDTRAENFYLGSFIMEDGTEYKGNVNYYNFSVFWYNVTASSTSTGASREFTIGKNCHVEAGQTQTSGRTYPAVYSHYLALTVGENSVFNVDMPGNAVRFDDNGAGMTIKKGAIVNLTSKQASGSVVAFSNDNTYLMAEPGSYFYVIGTSSQPLINLSANGLGTGNITRSGNSFTLNSPAQYDLRNLNNSQSAVNVANGNRSENSFNILDSDIDLWKVGVPVLGPSSETYAKVQNLNVVGSGTREVITTSDTGLQQFKQANYRRISGMNQNPKIEWTPVTDADRTIKGRVVIGEVPDNNGLVNGEIHYIPVYASENQANVTLTDTYGNVHGNLMTDSEGYITYTDVSNPAQFQKAGEKITGIAKRGPWVTPAAIATTVLDVTPPEPANVDNSDAIQSITTKLTGTGEPNSIITLTVNGQPQTIPAQVVNETGKWEIDISSLNLTRGDVIQIFLQDQSGPVTQLSESERPSTNNAIGNINPVADMNYRDATFKAATKVTVVGYLSLAEVPDKLEFGTNQVSNQNQLYQPTVVGKLIVSDTRGGAKKPWRLTLHQAETLKNGTVSLEDALSYTSSLGKKQITTATQVVESGEFTSDGSKEISATWTGDRGFELTVPVEKQRIGEYSGKLSWQLEDVPGN comes from the coding sequence ATGCGGAAGAAAATGAAAATTTTATTATTGTTTTCTATTTTGATTTCTAATGTCTGCATTACTCCGCTTAGCTGGGCAGCAACGACCACCCAAAATTCAAAAACAAATACTACAGCTTCTACTAGTGAAAAAGAGGTATCGACATCTAGTAATCTTACCGATGAGACAACGACAAGTTCCAATGCGTTGGATGTGACAAACACCTCAGAAGGCAATTCCGCGTTAGATACTACGAGTCCAACTACTGAAAAAACGACTTCTTCTACTCAAAGTGAAACCAGTGAAAGTAAGGTAGTAAAACCTAAAACAGTAGCACGCTTAGCGGCAAATGAAGCAGAAGTGAATAATTGGGCAGATTTTGTCAGCGGGATTCGGAATGAGAACATTACAAAAATCATTTTAACAGCGAGTTTTGATAATCCTAGTTCATCGGATAGTTCTTTATCTGGCTATTCCCGTAAAAACGATTTAGAAATTGATGGTCAAGGTTATCGCGTCGATTTTAAAAATTCATCGATTCAATTAGGTGCACCACAAAATACGATTGGAAATTTTCATATGCACGATATTATCTTAAATCAACGATACGTAGGGGCATCTTCAGAAGATATTGTTGGAACTCGGTTGAATTATACCAATGGTGCTAAATGGAAATATCGCTTTGGTAATATCACGACTGAGCCCGGTGTGCAACGTTTAGCCCGAGCCTCTCATGCAGAAGTTCGTGTTTACGGCAAGATGGATATTGATACACGAGCGGAAAATTTTTATTTAGGTAGCTTCATTATGGAAGATGGAACGGAATATAAGGGAAACGTAAATTATTATAACTTTTCTGTTTTTTGGTACAACGTGACCGCTAGCAGCACATCAACAGGTGCCTCACGAGAATTTACGATTGGCAAAAATTGTCATGTTGAAGCAGGCCAAACGCAGACGTCAGGACGAACTTATCCCGCTGTTTATAGCCATTACTTAGCGCTAACGGTAGGAGAGAATAGTGTCTTTAACGTTGATATGCCAGGAAATGCGGTGCGCTTTGACGATAATGGCGCAGGGATGACCATTAAAAAAGGAGCGATAGTGAATTTAACGAGTAAACAAGCTTCTGGTTCTGTGGTGGCCTTTAGTAATGATAATACGTATTTAATGGCTGAACCGGGAAGTTATTTTTATGTTATTGGTACGAGTAGCCAGCCTTTAATTAATTTATCAGCAAATGGTTTAGGTACCGGTAATATAACACGTTCGGGGAATAGTTTTACTTTGAATAGTCCGGCGCAATACGATTTGCGTAATTTGAATAATAGTCAAAGTGCGGTAAACGTAGCCAATGGTAATCGCAGTGAAAATAGCTTTAATATTTTGGATTCTGATATTGATCTGTGGAAAGTTGGGGTACCGGTTTTAGGGCCTTCAAGTGAAACGTATGCCAAAGTCCAAAATCTAAATGTTGTGGGGAGTGGAACAAGGGAAGTTATCACCACCTCAGATACAGGGTTACAACAGTTCAAACAAGCCAACTATCGCCGCATTTCAGGGATGAATCAAAATCCTAAAATTGAGTGGACACCAGTCACAGATGCCGATCGTACGATTAAAGGACGGGTGGTCATAGGGGAAGTACCAGATAATAACGGTTTAGTAAATGGGGAGATTCATTATATACCAGTTTATGCTTCAGAAAATCAAGCGAATGTAACGTTAACTGATACTTACGGTAATGTACATGGAAATTTAATGACAGATTCCGAAGGGTATATTACGTATACAGACGTGAGCAATCCCGCCCAATTTCAAAAAGCTGGTGAAAAAATAACGGGCATTGCGAAAAGAGGTCCGTGGGTAACACCTGCGGCCATCGCGACGACAGTCTTAGATGTTACACCACCAGAACCCGCTAACGTCGATAATTCGGACGCCATCCAAAGTATTACGACAAAATTAACGGGTACTGGAGAGCCTAATAGTATTATAACACTAACAGTAAATGGTCAGCCACAAACAATTCCCGCTCAGGTAGTAAATGAAACGGGAAAATGGGAAATTGACATTTCCAGTCTCAACCTTACACGGGGAGATGTGATTCAAATTTTTTTACAAGATCAAAGTGGTCCCGTGACACAGCTTAGTGAATCCGAAAGACCAAGTACCAATAATGCGATTGGAAATATTAATCCTGTTGCAGATATGAATTATCGGGATGCAACTTTTAAAGCAGCTACAAAAGTTACCGTCGTTGGTTATCTATCTCTTGCGGAAGTACCTGATAAGTTGGAATTTGGTACCAACCAAGTTTCCAATCAAAATCAGCTTTATCAGCCGACTGTTGTAGGCAAACTGATTGTTTCAGATACAAGAGGCGGGGCCAAAAAACCTTGGCGCCTAACTTTACATCAAGCAGAAACGTTAAAAAACGGGACGGTATCATTAGAAGACGCATTATCTTACACTTCTTCACTGGGAAAAAAACAAATTACAACAGCTACCCAAGTAGTAGAATCCGGTGAATTCACAAGCGATGGCAGTAAAGAAATTTCTGCAACTTGGACCGGTGATAGAGGGTTTGAACTAACCGTTCCAGTTGAAAAACAACGCATTGGGGAATATAGCGGAAAATTATCGTGGCAGCTAGAAGATGTTCCAGGAAATTAG
- a CDS encoding Dps family protein → MKFAKTKEVLNQLVADLSQMSMVIHQTHWYMRGPGFLTLHPMMDEFMDDVNAQLDEISERLITLDGSPFSTLKEMAENTKIPDEIGRWDRSMEERLTTLVEGYRYLADLYQKGIEVSGEEGDDPTQDIFIEFKTATEKRIWMIQAHLGKAPEIDA, encoded by the coding sequence ATGAAATTTGCAAAAACAAAAGAAGTATTAAACCAATTAGTGGCAGATTTAAGTCAAATGTCAATGGTTATTCACCAAACACACTGGTATATGCGAGGACCTGGATTCTTGACATTACACCCAATGATGGATGAATTCATGGACGATGTGAATGCGCAATTAGATGAAATTTCTGAACGTTTGATCACATTAGATGGTTCTCCTTTTTCTACATTGAAGGAAATGGCTGAAAATACTAAAATTCCAGATGAAATTGGCCGTTGGGATCGTTCTATGGAAGAACGTTTAACTACTTTGGTTGAAGGTTACCGCTACTTAGCTGACTTATATCAAAAAGGGATTGAAGTATCTGGCGAAGAAGGCGATGATCCAACCCAAGATATCTTCATCGAATTTAAAACGGCGACAGAAAAACGCATTTGGATGATTCAAGCACACTTAGGTAAAGCACCTGAAATTGATGCGTAA